The sequence below is a genomic window from Clostridium putrefaciens.
CTAAATGATCCCATAGGATCTTCTCCATAAAGTATTACTGTAGTATCTATATCTATTCCATTATTTAGTGCAAACCTTTCAAGCTCATCATCTGATACACGATTCCAAATAGGTCCTTCTTCTACCTCGTCTGTATTTATATGTACAGCTCCTTTAATATGTCCTTTTTTGTAATCTTTTGCTTCATCTCCCCAACTAACTTCAAATATTTTATAAGATCCACCTTTAAAGTTTTCTGGTTTTTTATCACTTATCACATCTTCAATCCAGCTAGGTGGAACTAATAGATGATAATTTTCGTAGCTTTCTAGTTTTAGTTCATCCTTTGAATCTTCTTTAAGGTTATATGTATATAATTTATCTATACCATTTTTCTTAAAGTAATTTGCTACTTCATTAGCATCTTTTTCATTCACATCATATAAAACTATATTCTTTTCCTTTGTAATTCCCTTTATATTCATAACTTCTTTTAGTTCTTTATCTTTATTCTTCTTATCTACCTTTAGCCAATTAGCTGAAAAATCAGTAGCACCCTTAATATGTCCACTACTTTTAGCTCCATCTAATTTCCATCCATTAAAAGAATCATTTGACCTTGCATCTACAATAACCCAGTCAGAATCACTTATTTTTTCTTGCAATTGTTCTGTGCTTAAAGTTTTGATTTCATTAGATTCTTTTTTAGCTTCTTCTGGCTTAATCTTACTTGAACATCCAGTAATAAAAGCTAAGCTTATTAATATCATGATTAAAGTCATGATGATTCTTTTTATATTATTCATTAAAATTCTCCTCTTACAATATTAAATTGTTAATTTTCATTATCTTTTTTAATACATTATACAACTTTTAATTAATCCTGTATAATAATATAAACCTATAGTTATAGCTTCAACTATAGGTTTATTAAATATTTCCCCTTTTATAACCCTTTTATAAGTCTTACTACATTTTCTGAAGCTCTTTCTATATTCTCTTCACCATTTTCTAAAGCTTCTTTTAGTGTTACTATTCCTGGAACTATGCCTATAATAGCCGTTATTCCTTCTTTATATAGCTTTTGTGGCTCTTCACAACATACCTTACCTGCAAAGGCTACTACTGGTATATTATGCTTTAGTGCTGTTTTAGACACCCCAACTGGAGTCTTTCCAAAAATGGTTTGATCATCTATGCTTCCCTCACCAGTAAATACATAGTCTGCCCCTTCCATCTTTTCTTCTAAACAGGTATGTTTTATAACTAAGTCCACACCCTTTACAAGCCTCGCATCTAAAAATGCCATAAGACCTGCCCCAAGACCACCTGCAGCACCTGAGCCTGCAACCTTTGCTATATCTTTATTAAGTAAACTTTTAATTATATTTGCATAATGAGTAAGGCTATTGTCAAGTGCCTCCACCATATCTTTTGTGGCTCCCTTTTGTGGCCCAAATATATAAGATGCACCTTTAGGTCCTATTAATGGATTATTAACATCACAAGCAACTTCTACTGTAACATACTTTAGTCTAGGATCTAATCCCTTAAGATCTATATTTTTTAGATTTATGAGATGTCCACCTCCATAAGGAAGTTCATTGAAGTCTTTATCTAAAAGTCTTGCCCCTAAAGCTTGAACCATACCTGCACCACCATCATTAGTTGCACTTCCCCCTATACCTATAACTATATTAGTAGCACCCTTGTCAAGAGCAGCCTTTATAAGCTGTCCTGTACCATAGGTTGTTGTATAAAGCGGATTACGCTCTTCTTTTTTAACAAGTTGAATACCACTTGCACTTGCCATCTCTATAACAGCAGTCTTCCCATCTCCAAGTATTGCGAATTCTGCCTTTACAGTATTCAAAAGAGGTCCCTTGACATCTATTTCATACAATATCCCCTCTGTTGCATCTATAAGTGACTGTACTGTCCCCTCCCCTCCATCTGCCATAGGTACATGGATACACTCTGCATCAGGCATAACCTTTTTAATACCTCTTTCCATTGCCTTAGCTACACTTTTTGCGCTCATGCTCTCTTTAAATGAATCTGGCGCTAAAACAAATTTCATAAACAATCCGCCTTTCTAATAGTTATTTAAGTATTTTCATAAGATAATTAATATTTTAGTACATAAACTAATATTCTTTTAAATACTTATTTAAGTAGTCCAAATATGATAGTGGATACTATTGTCATAGTAAGTCCTACTAAAGATTCATAAGGTATAAGTTTAAGCCTTTCTTTCATATCCATAAACACACTACCACCAGTTGAATGAAAAAAGCTTCCGTGTGGAAGATGATCAAGTACAGTAGCCCCTGAATGTATCATAGCCGCTCCTGATGTTGGTGCTATACCAAGTGCAAGTATAGTTGGCCCGAAAACCTGACTACCAACAGCAGTTCCAGAAGTAGTTGATGCTGTTGCCCCTGACATTAATAAACCAGCTACAGGTGCTAATAAGAAAGCTGGAAGACCTAAGGTTTGTAATCCATTAATTATTACATCTTTTAATCCTGAGTTAGCTATTATCCCTGCTATAGTACCTGTTCCTATAAGTAATATAGCAACTCCACTCATTTTACTTAATCCCAAAATAGAATATTTATTTAAATTCTTTATTTTACCCATACAAAAAGCTCCTACAGCTCCTCCAACAGGTAATGCAATAAGTGGATCTATGTTAATTTTAAACAATGGTCTTAGTGAAAGTAATATTATAGCAACTAAAGGTCCTGATATAGCCGCTATAAAACTTGGCTTATCTTCAGATGAGGTTTCAATCTCTTTATTAATTATGTATGACCCTTTATTTATAAGTCTTTTAGAAATTATACAGGTAACTATAACTCCAAATACAGCGGGTATAATCCCAGCTGCCATAACTGATGTTAATGGTATCTTAAAAGTATCTGCCGCTGCTATAGCATTAGGATTTGGAGACATTATATTTCCAGCCTTTCCTCCACCTATCATGGCAATTAATATAGATGTTCTACTAAGCTTTGCTTTATTTGCAATAGCAATTGCTATTGGAGCTACAGTTATTACTGCAACATCTATAAATACCCCTACACAAGTAAGTACTAATGTTGCAAGTGTCAATGCTATCAGTGAATTTGATTCGCCTATCTTATCTACTATAGTTTCTGCTATTTTAGCTGCCGCTCCAGATTCTATAAGTACACCTGCTAAAACGCCTGCTGTCAAAATCCTAAGTATGGCTGGCATTATTCCCTTTGCTCCATCTATCATAAGTGTTACAGTTCCAGTAAGTCCAGCTCCTCCTACAATTCCACCTACTAATGCCCCTAAAATAAGACCATAGGCTGGATGAACCTTTTTAATTATAAGTACAATAGCCAAAGCTAATGCTACTATTGCACCTAGTGCTGTTACTCCCATAGATATACCCCCTATTTTTTATATGTTTAATATCGATACATCAATTGTAACCCTTTGCATTCCATAAATCATCGTCATATTGTTAAAATTACAGCATATATTATAGTGCATTCGCCCTATAATATATCTAATTATTAATTTAAGTGATGTCCTAAATCTTGGATTTAGCTTGCGGAACTTACTCCTACCTATAGTAGCGAAGTAGGAGCTTGCTTTAGTTTATGATAATATTATTTGCCTCCTTACAACCTAACTTATAAATTGTATAAGCACTAAATAACTGAAACAGTTCTAAATAATTCTTAGTATTTTTCCCTGTAATGTCTTGTATCTTTTGCAATCTATAGTTTAAACTATTCCTATGAATATGAAGAGATTCTGCCACTAAATTTATTTCACCATTTAAATTTATATATTTATCTAATGTATTTATTAGATCAGACCCCGCTCCCTCCTCTATAAGTTTTAGTATAGGCTCTAATATCTCTTTAGTATCTCCACCTTCATATATCCTATGAATAAGCACAAATTCCTTATAATTGTAAACATATTGATTAGGTTTGAGCCTTTCACCAAGCTCAATGGATTTAAATGCTTGCTTTACAGACAAACCAACTATGTCTTGTTTAAATCCAATACCTATATAAACATTGTCTATTAAAGATGATATTCCTTCAATTAATTTTTCCATATTGTTGCTAAATTTTATAAACATTACACAGGTTTGGGGATTAAGTCTTATTAAATATTCATCTTTTGATATCTTAATCCTTAACTTATCAAATTTAGGACTTATTACTGAATCTATAGACTTTACAATTACAGCTACCCTTTCTATATTAAGATTTATATTTAATACCTTAGCCCTTTCTTTAAATACTAAATCATACTCTTGATTTAAATAAGCCCATTGGTGTAGAAATTCATCCTTCAATCTTTCTTCCATTCTTTTTTCCTTGAAAGTATATTCCTGACTTATTAAAAGCTCTGCAGTTATCTTTACAAGCTCTGCAAAAGGCCCCACAACCTTTGGATTACCACTTATTCCAATAACACCCACTATCTCATTGTTATAATATATAGGCATATTAACTCCAGGTTTAGCTCCACCCGAAGAGTTATAAACTTCTATTAGTATTCCTCTTTCTATAGCTTCAAAAGCTCCCCTATGCACCTTACCCACCCTTAGGCTGTCTCCACTAGCTATAATAACACCTCTATGATCCATAATATTTACATTGTAAGGTATAACCTTCATCATTCTATCTACTATCTGTTGGGCGAAATTATAAGTTAACATAATACTTCCTCCTTTCCTAAATATTAATTCTTTCTATTTCTTTTATATTATATCCACTTATTAAAAAACTTTTAATAACCATTGCAATTTTCAAAATTTTTATAATAAGCCACTCCATCCTTTTTAACTGCTCATCACTTAAAATTAGGAACCTTTTTCTATCTTCTTTTAATACATCCTATTCTTTCATAAGATCATTAAACATGACAAGAGAAAATAAAGGCGTCTTTAATTGATGCGATATATCTATAACTTTTACAAGTTTCATGTTACTCTCTCCTTTTCTTATAACTTATACATTTAATATCTCTCTTACATATTAAATGATAAACCATTATTATTACAATTCTATAAGAATTATTTTTATTACAACTTTGTAATAATTGTACTTATAATAACAATAATAATAAGCTATGAACTTTAAAAATTCACAGCTTATTATTGGTTTATAATGAAATATTATTATATAAACCCCATACTAGTGTTTTGATTAAAGTTATCATATATAATAACTTTAGTTCTATGGATCTTTATACCCTTCTTTTCATTTAACATATTGAGTCAACTCTTCAAATATAGTTTTTACACCCTTACCCCACCTTGGGTCTTCTGCATATTTTGTACCTATCCATAAGAATGGATCCTTGTCCTCGCTTCTGCCTTTAGCTAAATTAATCACAGTTCTAGAAGCTATTCTAGAAGCATCATTTATATCAGTGTTATATTCTACCCAGCTATGGTATACGTTAAATGGATTATTAGCTATTTTATAACCATCCTTGTGACTTTCAGGCACAAAACCTTGTTCCTGTCCTGTTATAGAAAAAAGTACAATAGGATTTAAGTTAAACTCCTCTGCTGTGGAAATTATAGTAGAGAAATATGGCTCTTTAGATAAAATAGACTGTCGTCCCTGCAAAAATTCTTTTAACTTTTCCTGATTTATGTCTTTATATCTCATATACTCTGGCAAATGTAAATTAGGATAATTAGTTAAGATACCTTTATTCTTATATGATTCAACAACATGGTTATCTACCTTAACTTTACGATTATCAATATAAGAATACAGTCCCTTACCTGTATGAGATAATAGCATAATAAATACAGCCACAAGAGCTCTACATCCTGTTATCTTTATCCTTTTTAAATTAAGTAACGGAGTAGTAGATAAAGTTTTTGTTTCTCTTGTTACTGTTGTTACTCTTCTTACTTTTGAATTTCGCAATTGTTGAACATTAACCTTACTTTCAAAATGTTGACCTTCTTTTTCGACATTTTTTAGGCTTATAGCTTTAAATCCTATTAACTTTAAATGCTTATTTATATCTTTTGTCTCAATTTCCACTTTTATATTTAAATTGGTCCACCCTACTAGTTCACTCGTAAAGTCATTTATATCATCCTCTGTTATGCAAGCATTAAAGATATCATGACCAGTAATCATAGTTTTATTTTTAGATAAAGTGTTTTCTATTACACTTTTTTTAATAGAACACTTTAATTGCTCTGGCAGTCCTTCTAATCTTTTATATATAATTTTATTAACAGCATCTAAAAATACTATATTATCTTCTATTTCGTCATTTGTGGCATACTTCTTCCGTATGTAACCTTTGATGGTTATAATGTCATCCTCATCTATAACCTTCATATTATCTAATTCACTTAAAATATCTCTCATAAATTTAAATACCTACATTTTTTATAATATTAATTAATTATCGTGTATAATTGAAAAATCTTTATAATCCAAATAAACTCCACAAATATATATATATATTATCTCCTGTATATTTAAAGTACATTGACTTTTATGAAAGTTATGTATAACATTTATAATGAAATGCTTAAAAATACTTAGTAAAAATTTAGAGTATGAAAATTTATATAACTTTAAAATTAGTTATTAATTTTTAAGGGGTATTTTGAAAATAAAAGACTGCAAATAATATTATTTGCTTTGGAGGTAAAAATGGCTAGAAATCAAAGCGTTAAAGGGAATTTTAATTACAACAATATAGAAAAAAAAGATAAGAATTTTATGTACAAAAACCTTGCTAGAAGTAACTGCTATAACTGTAACTTTTCAAACTCAAATTTTGATTATGTGAGTTTTAGAGGTGCGCATTTTAAGTCTAGTGATTTCTTTCAGTGTACCTTTAGATGGGCTGAATTTATTGGTACTAACTTAAAGGGAAGTAGTTTTAAAGATGCTATATTTGAAAATGCTATATTTGATTCAGTAAACTTAGAGGCAGTTAACTTTAAAGATGCAACATTTATAAATACTGTATTTTTATCTACTGATGTAAAAAAGGCTAAAAATTTAGATAGAAGCAATCCTAATATCAAGATCTTTGATGAAATGCCCGATATAAAAATAAGTGAAGATTTAAGAATTGCTACTGAAAATGTAATGACAAATACCCATGTAAAAGCTGCTAGAATTTTTGATACAAAGGACGGAGACCTAAATTTATTAAATTTAATGATTCTTTTAGAACACTTTGACGAAAAAAACTTGATAGAAGGATTACATAGGATTCAACTTGAATTGGATAGAGATTTTCATACATTAAGTTATGTAATTAGGCTTTTAAAAGATTCTAAGGTAGATAAATCTTTATAGTTTTATAATGATTACATATCCATAATAATAATCTATAAAAGCTTTTATACCAACTACTACAATAATTATTATTGTAACCATATCCCTATCCTATTACAGTATTATGACATATAAAGTTTAAGAACTACAAATTCTCGTTCTAACTTATACTTAGCCCACTACATAAAAGAACCTATAAGACTTTATAAAATCTTATAGGTTTTTTGTTCAACTAATTATATTTCTATTTTGCTTGATCTGCCCAATCTGCTGGGTATGTTACATACATAAACTTTGAATAGTTTGGAACTGTAAAGTGAATTGTAGATGCTTTTGGTATATATATTATATCCCCTTTATTTCCTACAACCTTTTTACCGTTTATGTCTACTTCTAAAGTTCCTTCTATTATATAGTCTATTTCATCATACATTAATGTCCACTCAAAGCTAGTTTCTTTCATTTCCATGATTCCACAACCAAGTCTTGGACTTTCTTCTACTGATACTACATCTTTTAGGAAAACTTGATCTCCAGCGTGTCCTGTATCAAATTTTTCTGGCTTAACTGTTTCTGTCTTTATTGACATAATACCACTTTTTGGTTCTATGTCTCTTGACATTTCAGGAGTAGCTTCTTTAGATACTTCTCCTAATTTTTCTGTTATTAACTTTCTAACTATTTCTTCTATCATTGCTTCATTTAAATTTTCCATTGTAATCTCTCCCTTATAAGTTTTTATTTTTGTGATTCTAAAACCGCCTGGATTTATAAATTATATATAATTTATAAGTCCAGTAATTTTAAAATATCTATCTTATATAATGTTTAAAATTATATTAAGCCTTTTTAGTTTCTCCAATATTTTTAGTCATCATAACTGCTACCATTACTGCAGTTACACCACCTACTAATTTACCTACTATCATAGGAGCTATTAGTTCTGGATTAACTCCTGCTGCAAATCCTAAGTGATCTCCAAATACGAAGGCTGCACTTACTGCAAACGCAACGTTAATTATCTTTCCTCTTTCATCCATATCCTTCATCATTCCAAACATTGGTATACTGTTTGCAAGTGATGCTATCATCCCTGCTGCTGCAACATCATTAATCTTAAGTAATGATCCAACTTTCATAAGAGGTTTCTTAAATACTTTTGTTATAAAGTGTACTAGAGGATATGCTCCTGCAAGTATTACAACAATGTCACCAACAACAGTAAGTCCTTCTTCTATTGGTGCCATCCCTTTTATTAAAACAAGTCCTGTAGTCTTTTGTAATACAGCTGATACAAGCCCTAAAGTTATTACTATAGTTATAAACTTCCCAAAATAAGTGAATCCTTTTATCATTCCGTTTGGTGCAAGTTTAAGTCCTATAACTATAAGTAATGCAACTATTATTATTGGTGTTAAGTTTTGAAGTACAACTAGTGCTGGAAGTCCTGCTAGAAGTCCTCCTACAAAGGTTCCAACTGGTACTGTTATAATACCTGCTAAAACACCTTTAGCTAAATACTGTTGATCTTCCTTTTTTATTATTCCAAGTGCTACTGGAATAGTAAATACTATTGTAGGTCCCATCATTGCTCCAAGTATAAGTCCTGCAAATTGTCCTACTGCTGCATTTTCTGCAAGTTCCCCTGCTAATTGATATCCACCCATATCGCAAGCAAGTAAAGTTGTAGCAAACATTGATGGATCTGCTCCTAATGCTTTATAAATTGGTACTACTACTGGCTTTAATACATTTGCTAAAACTGGTGCTAAGCATATAGCTCCTACCATTGCTAAAGCAAGTGCTCCCATAGCCATAAATCCTTCTTCAAATTGTTCTCCATATCCAAACTTATTTCCTAAAAGTTTGTCTATAGCTCCTATAACTAAAAATACCATCATAATATATACGATAATTTCATTTATTCCCACTTGTTACACCTCTTTTTTCATATTTTTTATTTCTATAAATACTTATGTATTCAATTTTAAAATGTATCATTAAATTTAAAGGTTACCTAAAATAATTTCATTAGGTGAGGGGATTACTGAACTATGAATTATTTTATTAGGGCTTATATTAGCTTTTGCTGACTTTATACCTTCTTCAACACTTGATACGGAGCCGTTAATTATAAAATAAGCCTTTCCTGCAATACCGTTGCCTAAAACCACTTTAACAATCTGGGTATCTGAGGCCTTTAAAACTATATCCAATGCCTTTAATGCCGATGTAACAGTTAAAAACTCCATTATACCTATGGCATTAAATTTCACCACAATAGGTCTTTTCTTAAATGCCTTTATAATTTCTTCACTAGCATTTGATATAATAGTATCTTCAACTAATTTCTTTTGATCTTCAGCCTTAGCCTTTTTTATAGCTTCTTTAACCTCTTCTACTTCACCTGAAATTATGGTTAAAAACTTTCCAGGGCATATATGTTTAATCATCTCTACATCTACAAAGGATGACTTTAGAAGTACATGACTTACTTCTATACCTTTTGATATACTACTAAATTCTAATATTCCTAAAGCCTTTTTCATACTTTAATTCTCCATATCTTTTCTTACTTTTCAAGTTCGAGTGTATCTATAATTCCTACTATAGTAGCATCAACTGGTGCTCTCTTTTCCCCAAGTACATGTCGTGCAGAGCTTCCTCCAACTACAAGAACTTGATCCCCTGACCCTGCCCCTACAGAATCTACCGCTACAATCATATCTTGAGTAAGATCGCCTTTATAATTTAGCTTTCTTACAAGTAAAAATTTAAGTCCATTAAGATTTTCATCTTTTTTAGTTGCCCATAAGTTTCCTATTACTTGACCTATATACATATTCAGCTCCCCTTTCCTCTCCTAAGAGTTTCCTTAGTATTCTACTTTAACCTTTTATCTTAATATTAATATTGTTTACTCTTGCAAAGTCTTTTGCAAGTGGAGTTACTATAGAACCTTTATATATCAAAATTTCATTTAATCCTTCTCTTTTTAAGTTTCTGATATCAACTTCTGATATTAACTTTTTGTTTAATACTGCACTTAAACACTTGTTATTATCTGGTTTTTCTATCTTACAACTCTCTTTAGCTAAAGGCTTTGTTAAAGCTTCAACATTATCATTTTCTTTAGTATTACCTAAGATAGCTCTTAGTGATTTAAACTCTATCCCAAAAGATACAAGCTTGTTTTTATAACCTTCAAATACTTCTAATAATGCTTTTGGTGATTTATCTTCATGCGCTTTATACTGTAATCCTTTTTCTAAGGCATATAACTTCTTACCTTTTAAAAGCATATCTATAATAACTTTTTCCTTAGGTGAATTTCCATATCCCTTTGATATATTAACTAATTCGTTATTAGAAAGATTTTGTATTAATATAATTTCATAAGAATCTATATCTTTCATAGTATCTATATAATCCACTGACATTTCATTTTGCTCTATTCTACCCTTAACTATAGGGCATAAATCCTTAGTATCTTCTAGTATTAATACTGACTTTTTACTTACACTACTAGTTTCCATCATAAGCTTAATTCTCTTCATAACTTCCTTAGTTATAATATCTACTAAATTATCTTTATTCATAGGCTCAACTCCTTTCATTAGATAAATTATTGTTTATCAGCACAATTAATTGCAATTCCTAAAGGAGTAACTAAAAATGGATTTAATGGCTTAATTGTTTCTATTCCTGTTTCTTTTTGAATTACTTTTTCAAAATTCTTTAAACAACAGGTACCACCAACTAAATAAATTTTATCTACATCGAATGCTTTTATATGTGTGTTAATAATAGATGCTACCTTTTGAATAACAGGAGTTACCATATGAAATATCTCTTCTTGATTTTTAGTACTCTTTTTCTTTTCTTCTGCATCTTCAAATGGAATCTTATAAGCACCTGCAATTACCAAAGATAACTGTGTACCTCCTGTAGCTTCATCTGCGGTATATATAACCTTACCATCTTTAAATATGGAAAGACCCGTAGTACCACCACCTACATCTACAACTACTCCATTATCAATTTGTAATACAGCATTTGCAGCTGTTGGTTCGTCTTCTACGGATATTACTTCCATCCCCGCACCTTCAACTACATAAGAATGAGTCTTTATGTCTCTTTCATCAGTTCCTGGTGGCACAGCTATTGCAGCCTTTGTAAGTTCGATGCCTATTTTATCTTCAATTTTTCTTTTAAGCTCTTTTACTATCTTAGTAGCTCCAATAAAATCTACAACTAATCCATCTCTAACCACTTGTGCAAATTGCATTTCGCAGGCTATAGGTCTTTTTTTGCTATCTAAAACTACTATAACAATATATGCTGTACCTAAGTCTACACCTACATAAAGTTTTTCATCTCTGTTAACTTTTCTTGGTTTTTTTATTGAGCTTTCAACTTCTTTTATAATGGTATCAACTCTACCTAAATTCATCATAATTAACCTCTTTATTTAAGTATTTCACCACGAATATTTTTAGCAAATCCGCATGCATTTGCTTCATCATAATCTATGTGAATTACTGTACTAAATTTATCACTTACTCTAACGGCTACCTCATCAAAAATTAAGCTTCTATCACCACTGATTTTAACTTTAATAATATCTTTGTCTTTTACTCCATATTTTGCTGCATCTTCTGGAGTTATATGCATATGTCTTTTTGCAACTATTACGCCTTCTTCAAGTCTTATAACTGCAGTTTTAGTAGCTAAACTTACTGGTGCACTTTGTTTTATGGATCCTGACATTCTAACTGGAGCATTAACTCCTATTGAAACCGCATCACTTTTAGAAAGTTCAACTTGTGTTGTTTCTCTTACAGGTCCTAATACCGCAACATTTTGCATTACACCCTTTGGTCCTATTACAGTAACCTTTTCTTCGCAAAGGTACTGTCCTGGTTGGGATAAATCTCTTGCCTTCTTTAGTTCATATCCAGGTCCAAATAGTATTTCAACATCCTTCTTTGAAAGATGAACATGTTTTCCTGATGCTTCTATTAGTATGCCCTTATCTTCTTGTTTTTCTTTTAATCTTTTTAAAACTTCGGCTATTATATAATTAACTTCAATATTTGATATTTCCACTTTCTTCACCTCTTATTTGTACTTTCCAGAAACAACCTTACACATCATGACATAAAAACAACTACTAAGTCTATTCATGGCCAGAGCGATATCATTTCTTGAAAGTTCACCGTCCTCGCTTTTAAATGCATTAAAGGCTACTATTTCCACTTCTCTACTTTCAGTTCTTAATCTATTTAATTCTACAACTACGTCACCCATTTTATAATTTGGGTATATTATATGATCAGTGTTTAAATATTTTTTAGGATCATGAGAATATGCTCTTAACTCTTTTTCAGATAGTCCTATAAAATTAACCATTGGAAGTGGTTTCTCTGTAACTTCACATTCTAATATTTTTCTTACGTAATCTAAGATTTCTTCTAAATCTTTAAGAACTAACTTTTCATCTAAATTCTTACACAATATTTGTGCTCTTAATATTTTAGATTGTAGTGAATCAAGTCTTCCTCTTAAAACTATTCTCCTATGATTTTTACATACTAGCTTATTTCCATTAAGCTGAGTCATATGCTCTGGCTTATCTTCAAAAAAACCACCATCTATATGTTCATATCTAG
It includes:
- a CDS encoding CdaR family transcriptional regulator translates to MLTYNFAQQIVDRMMKVIPYNVNIMDHRGVIIASGDSLRVGKVHRGAFEAIERGILIEVYNSSGGAKPGVNMPIYYNNEIVGVIGISGNPKVVGPFAELVKITAELLISQEYTFKEKRMEERLKDEFLHQWAYLNQEYDLVFKERAKVLNINLNIERVAVIVKSIDSVISPKFDKLRIKISKDEYLIRLNPQTCVMFIKFSNNMEKLIEGISSLIDNVYIGIGFKQDIVGLSVKQAFKSIELGERLKPNQYVYNYKEFVLIHRIYEGGDTKEILEPILKLIEEGAGSDLINTLDKYINLNGEINLVAESLHIHRNSLNYRLQKIQDITGKNTKNYLELFQLFSAYTIYKLGCKEANNIIIN
- a CDS encoding glycerate kinase, with protein sequence MKFVLAPDSFKESMSAKSVAKAMERGIKKVMPDAECIHVPMADGGEGTVQSLIDATEGILYEIDVKGPLLNTVKAEFAILGDGKTAVIEMASASGIQLVKKEERNPLYTTTYGTGQLIKAALDKGATNIVIGIGGSATNDGGAGMVQALGARLLDKDFNELPYGGGHLINLKNIDLKGLDPRLKYVTVEVACDVNNPLIGPKGASYIFGPQKGATKDMVEALDNSLTHYANIIKSLLNKDIAKVAGSGAAGGLGAGLMAFLDARLVKGVDLVIKHTCLEEKMEGADYVFTGEGSIDDQTIFGKTPVGVSKTALKHNIPVVAFAGKVCCEEPQKLYKEGITAIIGIVPGIVTLKEALENGEENIERASENVVRLIKGL
- a CDS encoding pentapeptide repeat-containing protein, coding for MARNQSVKGNFNYNNIEKKDKNFMYKNLARSNCYNCNFSNSNFDYVSFRGAHFKSSDFFQCTFRWAEFIGTNLKGSSFKDAIFENAIFDSVNLEAVNFKDATFINTVFLSTDVKKAKNLDRSNPNIKIFDEMPDIKISEDLRIATENVMTNTHVKAARIFDTKDGDLNLLNLMILLEHFDEKNLIEGLHRIQLELDRDFHTLSYVIRLLKDSKVDKSL
- the eutH gene encoding ethanolamine utilization protein EutH; its protein translation is MGINEIIVYIMMVFLVIGAIDKLLGNKFGYGEQFEEGFMAMGALALAMVGAICLAPVLANVLKPVVVPIYKALGADPSMFATTLLACDMGGYQLAGELAENAAVGQFAGLILGAMMGPTIVFTIPVALGIIKKEDQQYLAKGVLAGIITVPVGTFVGGLLAGLPALVVLQNLTPIIIVALLIVIGLKLAPNGMIKGFTYFGKFITIVITLGLVSAVLQKTTGLVLIKGMAPIEEGLTVVGDIVVILAGAYPLVHFITKVFKKPLMKVGSLLKINDVAAAGMIASLANSIPMFGMMKDMDERGKIINVAFAVSAAFVFGDHLGFAAGVNPELIAPMIVGKLVGGVTAVMVAVMMTKNIGETKKA
- a CDS encoding cupin domain-containing protein encodes the protein MENLNEAMIEEIVRKLITEKLGEVSKEATPEMSRDIEPKSGIMSIKTETVKPEKFDTGHAGDQVFLKDVVSVEESPRLGCGIMEMKETSFEWTLMYDEIDYIIEGTLEVDINGKKVVGNKGDIIYIPKASTIHFTVPNYSKFMYVTYPADWADQAK
- a CDS encoding BMC domain-containing protein produces the protein MKKALGILEFSSISKGIEVSHVLLKSSFVDVEMIKHICPGKFLTIISGEVEEVKEAIKKAKAEDQKKLVEDTIISNASEEIIKAFKKRPIVVKFNAIGIMEFLTVTSALKALDIVLKASDTQIVKVVLGNGIAGKAYFIINGSVSSVEEGIKSAKANISPNKIIHSSVIPSPNEIILGNL
- a CDS encoding GntP family permease, which translates into the protein MGVTALGAIVALALAIVLIIKKVHPAYGLILGALVGGIVGGAGLTGTVTLMIDGAKGIMPAILRILTAGVLAGVLIESGAAAKIAETIVDKIGESNSLIALTLATLVLTCVGVFIDVAVITVAPIAIAIANKAKLSRTSILIAMIGGGKAGNIMSPNPNAIAAADTFKIPLTSVMAAGIIPAVFGVIVTCIISKRLINKGSYIINKEIETSSEDKPSFIAAISGPLVAIILLSLRPLFKINIDPLIALPVGGAVGAFCMGKIKNLNKYSILGLSKMSGVAILLIGTGTIAGIIANSGLKDVIINGLQTLGLPAFLLAPVAGLLMSGATASTTSGTAVGSQVFGPTILALGIAPTSGAAMIHSGATVLDHLPHGSFFHSTGGSVFMDMKERLKLIPYESLVGLTMTIVSTIIFGLLK
- a CDS encoding rhodanese-like domain-containing protein — encoded protein: MNNIKRIIMTLIMILISLAFITGCSSKIKPEEAKKESNEIKTLSTEQLQEKISDSDWVIVDARSNDSFNGWKLDGAKSSGHIKGATDFSANWLKVDKKNKDKELKEVMNIKGITKEKNIVLYDVNEKDANEVANYFKKNGIDKLYTYNLKEDSKDELKLESYENYHLLVPPSWIEDVISDKKPENFKGGSYKIFEVSWGDEAKDYKKGHIKGAVHINTDEVEEGPIWNRVSDDELERFALNNGIDIDTTVILYGEDPMGSFRLAAILKYMGVKDVRVLNGGFGAWRGSGYAIETKENPKIKIKSFGAIVPLNKDYIVDMPQAKKILSDKEGSKLVDIRSLDEHTGKIPGYPDITAKGRPSGAVWGHAGSDSQHLEEFRNIDNTMRNSSEILSMWKKEGIMPDQRLAFFCGTGWRAAEVQIYAEIMGIKNSSIYDGGWYEWSSNTENPVETGK